DNA sequence from the Methylomonas albis genome:
ACAAGGTTTAAGACCTGATCAGCCTTTCAGACCCAACACGTCCTGCATATCGAACAGACCGTTTTGCTTGTCTGCCAACCACGCTGCGGCTCTAACCGCACCATTAGCGAAAGTCATACGGCTGGTGGCTTTGTGAGTGATTTCCACGCGCTCACCTTCGTCGGCAAACATCACAGTATGCTCACCGACTATATCGCCGGCCCGAATGGTAGAAAAGCCGATGGTTTTGCGATCGCGCGCACCGGTATCGCCTTCGCGGCCGTAGATGGCACAGTCTTTCAGATCGCGCCCCAACGCAGCGGCGACCACTTCGCCCATCCGTAATGCGGTACCGGACGGCGCATCGACCTTATGCCGGTGATGAGCTTCTATCACTTCGATGTCAGTGTAATCGCCCATCACTTTTGCGGTCATTTCCAACAGCTTTAAGGACAAATTGACGCCCACGCTGAAGTTGGGAGCGATGACTATCGCCACATCCTTGGCGGCTTCGGCAATCGCGGCTTTTTGCGCCTCATTGTAACCGGTGGTGCCAATCACCACCTTTTTCCTAGCTTGGCGGCAAATTTCGATGTAATCCATCGACGCATCGGGGCGGGTGAAGTCGATCAATATGTCAAACCGATCAGTTAACGCTGCCAGGTCGCCACCAACTTTAATTCCGGCCGCCGACACACCGGCCAGTTCGCCGGCATCCTTGCCTATCGCCAAGCTATCCGCGCGCGATACCGCTACTGTCAATTCGGCGTTTTCCGCAGCCAACGCGGCTTTCAGCAAACACAAACCCATACGCCCGGAAGCGCCTACTACCGCGACCCGTACCATGGTTTATCCTGTTAACTTGTCGAAAAAGCTTTTAACGCCATCCATCCAGCCATGCTCTTGCGGACTGTGATGCTTGCCGCCACCGGACAGGGATTCACCGAGCTTTTCGATCATGGATTTCTGTTCCTTAGTCAGATGTACCGGGGTTTCCAGTTGCACCTTACATAACAAATCGCCTACCAAACCGCCTCTAACCGGTTTAACGCCTTTACCGCGCAAACGGAACATTCTGCCGGTCTGGGTTTCCGGCGGAATTTTCAACATGACCTTACCGTCCAGGGTAGGAACTTGCAGTTCGCCGCCCAAGCATGCCATCGAAAAACTGATTGGCACTTCGCAGTATAGATTGGCGCCGTCGCGGGTAAAGATCGGGTGATCCTTAACCTGCACTTGCACATACAAGTCCCCTGCCGGACCACCGTTCGCCCCCGCTTCACCCTCTCCTGCCAAACGAATCCGGTCGCCTGTATCGACACCGGCCGGTACTTTGACATTGAGGGTTTTGGTTTCCTGGGTTCGACCTTGTCCATAGCATTTCGGGCAAGGATCCTTGATTTGCTTGCCAGTACCGCGGCAGGTAGGACAGGTTTGTTGCACCGAGAAAAAGCCTTGCTGCATCCTAACCTGACCGTGACCATGACAGGTAGAGCACGTTACCGGACTGCTGCCTTTTTTGGCGCCACTGCCATTACACTCGACGCAAGCGACCAATACCGGCACTTTAACGGTCGCTTCAGTGCCGCCGACCGCTTCTTCCAGGGTTAATTCCAGGTTATAGCGTAAGTCGGCACCGCGCTGCACGCTGCTACGCTGCTGGCGGCCACCACCAAAAATATCGCCAAAAACATCGCCGAAAATATCGCTAAAGTTCTCCGCGCCGCTAAAGCCGCCGCGACCGCCCCCCATTGAAGAATCGACGCCGGCATGACCGAATTGGTCATAGGCCGCGCGTTTTTTAGGGTCGGACAAAATCTCGTAAGCTTCCTTGACCAGCTTGAATTTTTTCTCGGCCTCTTCCGGATTATCGTTATTTCTATCGGGATGAAACTTCATCGCCATCTTGCGATAGCTCTTCTTAATCTCGGCTTCGCTCGCGTTG
Encoded proteins:
- the dapB gene encoding 4-hydroxy-tetrahydrodipicolinate reductase, translated to MVRVAVVGASGRMGLCLLKAALAAENAELTVAVSRADSLAIGKDAGELAGVSAAGIKVGGDLAALTDRFDILIDFTRPDASMDYIEICRQARKKVVIGTTGYNEAQKAAIAEAAKDVAIVIAPNFSVGVNLSLKLLEMTAKVMGDYTDIEVIEAHHRHKVDAPSGTALRMGEVVAAALGRDLKDCAIYGREGDTGARDRKTIGFSTIRAGDIVGEHTVMFADEGERVEITHKATSRMTFANGAVRAAAWLADKQNGLFDMQDVLGLKG
- the dnaJ gene encoding molecular chaperone DnaJ, whose translation is MAAKEDFYKLLELDRNASEAEIKKSYRKMAMKFHPDRNNDNPEEAEKKFKLVKEAYEILSDPKKRAAYDQFGHAGVDSSMGGGRGGFSGAENFSDIFGDVFGDIFGGGRQQRSSVQRGADLRYNLELTLEEAVGGTEATVKVPVLVACVECNGSGAKKGSSPVTCSTCHGHGQVRMQQGFFSVQQTCPTCRGTGKQIKDPCPKCYGQGRTQETKTLNVKVPAGVDTGDRIRLAGEGEAGANGGPAGDLYVQVQVKDHPIFTRDGANLYCEVPISFSMACLGGELQVPTLDGKVMLKIPPETQTGRMFRLRGKGVKPVRGGLVGDLLCKVQLETPVHLTKEQKSMIEKLGESLSGGGKHHSPQEHGWMDGVKSFFDKLTG